The following proteins are co-located in the Macadamia integrifolia cultivar HAES 741 chromosome 3, SCU_Mint_v3, whole genome shotgun sequence genome:
- the LOC122073207 gene encoding uncharacterized protein LOC122073207 — MCSHPVKVYLISSPLNFRNHTAVHRLQAQSCFLAPSLPSESSQELFMATEEEASASDGPSKPPLTIKIASSGGEPGNKSSSISPSDFLSPPIKSSIESSPYDSPLISPPSSAFVSALQSPYISPRALLSPPPENPTPVMHPSPPVSYCGSLSDDIPSTSYTPPPERFDFSDDPTDQKLKFVTSVPVPEQAPPRISFSFPVPRISFAKSSVSPSSNAKLRSCDVYIGFHGHNSNLSRFCKWLKSELELQGIASFVADRAKYSDTQSHEIADRIICSATFGVVIVTASSLLNHLTIEEIRFFAQKKNLIPLMFETDPTEIIGLLNRTSDAKDWKELIDSLMKSHEYKLEANESNCRSCISTASGVLRTKLGRKSIAEKEVQGFEELPFPRNRLFVGREKELMDIEAAFFGYGDCLEHEPSSGKGGPEGTLESFGDEETETVRNRRGRYINLEMRKCREPTLEAWIEPGIGRSPSKRPKQKKSRGGNNKSLGNVMCINGVSGVGKTELALEFAYRYSQRYKMVLWVGGESRYFRQNILNLSLSLGLDVSAEPDKERGRIRNFEEQEFDAFQRVKRELFRDMPYLLIIDNLESENEWWEGKDLHDLIPRNTGASHVIVTTRLSKVMNFDPLQLQPLSLPDAMFLIIGKRKKDYPTNEIEFLGKFIERLGRSSYGLWLIGSMLSELVISPSALFEAVDQFSLDEGSSCSLSAGDEQFYKNNPFLMKILAFCLAVLDETNGEKNLLASRMVLAGAWFAPAPISVSLLAAAAKKIPVTGNGFQQWKRRLRMGFCCLSSCYLVPRTRSEADSALLLVKLGLARRTNRQPGCWIQLHPITQVFARRKGAIPAAKATVQGVRKIGNPMLHSDHLWASAFLVFGFKSEPPLVQLKAMDMVLFIKKTALPLAIRTFMMFSRCNSALELLKVCTNVLEEVEKSFVSQIQDRCHGSLCLKKLQSNQKVDEYVWQDVTLLKATLLETRAKLLLRGGHFYSGEELCRTCISIRTVMLGHNHALTLATQETLANLVRSRSKI, encoded by the coding sequence ATGTGTAGCCATCCAGTGAAAGTATATCTGATTTCTTCACCATTAAATTTTCGAAATCATACAGCTGTCCACCGACTCCAAGCCCAATCCTGCTTCTTGGCACCATCATTACCATCTGAATCTTCTCAGGAATTATTTATGGCCACGGAGGAAGAAGCTTCTGCTTCTGATGGACCAAGTAAACCACCTCTGACCATCAAGATAGCAAGTTCGGGCGGTGAACCGGGTAACAAATCttcctctatttctccttcAGATTTCCTTTCTCCACCCATTAAGAGCTCAATCGAATCATCACCATATGATTCTCCTCTCATCTCCCCACCCTCGTCTGCCTTCGTTTCCGCTCTCCAGTCGCCCTACATATCTCCAAGGGCCTTGCTCTCACCACCTCCAGAGAACCCGACACCCGTAATGCATCCTTCGCCACCGGTCTCCTACTGTGGTTCCCTTTCTGATGATATCCCGAGCACTTCCTACACACCCCCGCCGGAAAGATTCGATTTTTCCGATGACCCAACTGACCAGAAGCTCAAATTTGTGACCTCTGTTCCAGTTCCTGAACAAGCACCCCCTCGAATCTCATTCTCCTTCCCCGTACCCCGTATTTCCTTTGCTAAAAGCTCTGTTTCTCCCTCCTCCAATGCAAAACTAAGGAGCTGTGATGTTTACATAGGCTTCCATGGCCACAATTCTAATTTGTCACGCTTCTGTAAGTGGCTTAAATCAGAGCTTGAGCTCCAAGGAATTGCTTCCTTTGTTGCTGACAGAGCCAAGTACTCGGATACTCAGAGCCACGAGATTGCTGATAGAATTATTTGCTCTGCAACATTTGGTGTTGTGATTGTCACAGCTTCAAGCCTTCTCAACCATCTGACAATCGAGGAGATTAGATTCTTTGCCCAGAAGAAGAACTTGATTCCCTTGATGTTTGAAACGGACCCTACAGAGATCATTGGCCTTCTCAATCGCACTTCTGATGCCAAGGACTGGAAAGAACTAATAGACAGCTTGATGAAGTCTCATGAATACAAGCTGGAAGCCAATGAGAGTAACTGCAGAAGCTGTATATCTACTGCTTCTGGAGTTTTAAGAACAAAACTTGGGAGGAAAAGTATTGCTGAGAAGGAGGTCCAAGGTTTTGAAGAGCTACCTTTCCCTAGAAACAGACTATTTGTGGGAAGAGAGAAGGAGCTGATGGACATCGAGGCTGCCTTCTTTGGATATGGGGATTGTCTTGAACATGAGCCTTCTTCGGGCAAAGGAGGACCCGAGGGGACTTTGGAAAGCTTCGGGGATGAGGAGACCGAAACTGTAAGAAACAGACGGGGCCGATATATTAACTtggaaatgagaaaatgtaGGGAGCCTACTTTAGAGGCTTGGATTGAGCCAGGAATTGGAAGAAGCCCGTCGAAGAGGCCGAAACAGAAGAAATCAAGGGGTGGGAACAACAAGAGTCTTGGTAATGTAATGTGTATAAATGGGGTTTCAGGTGTTGGAAAGACCGAGCTTGCACTTGAATTTGCTTACAGGTATTCGCAGAGATACAAGATGGTTTTATGGGTAGGTGGAGAATCTCGGTATTTTAGACAGAATATTTTGAACTTGTCCCTCAGTTTGGGGTTAGATGTGAGTGCAGAACCAGATAAAGAGCGGGGGAGGATCCGAAACTTTGAGGAGCAAGAGTTCGATGCATTCCAGAGAGTAAAGAGAGAGTTGTTTAGGGACATGCCATACTTGCTGATTATTGATAATCTTGAATCTGAGAATGAATGGTGGGAAGGGAAGGATCTACATGACTTGATACCCAGGAACACTGGAGCATCCCATGTGATTGTCACAACCCGGCTATCTAAGGTGATGAATTTTGATCCGTTGCAGCTTCAACCATTGTCCCTGCCTGATGCAATGTTTTTGATcatagggaagaggaagaaggattaCCCAACTAATGAAATAGAGTTTCTTGGCAAATTCATTGAGAGGTTGGGGAGGTCAAGCTATGGACTCTGGTTGATTGGGTCAATGCTCTCCGAGCTTGTAATTTCTCCATCTGCTCTATTTGAAGCTGTGGACCAGTTCTCTCTGGATGAAGGTTCTTCATGTTCATTAAGCGCAGGGGATGAGCAATTCTATAAGAATAATCCTTTCCTGATGAAAATTCTGGCATTTTGCTTGGCTGTCTTAGACGAAACCAATGGGGAAAAGAACCTCCTTGCCTCCAGAATGGTCCTTGCTGGTGCTTGGTTTGCCCCAGCTCCTATTTCAGTAAGTCTACTTGCCGCTGCAGCCAAGAAGATACCTGTCACCGGAAACGGGTTCCAGCAGTGGAAAAGACGTCTCAGAATGGGATTCTGTTGCTTGTCTAGCTGCTATTTAGTACCTCGAACTCGGAGTGAAGCGGATTCAGCTCTTCTTTTGGTGAAACTAGGCCTAGCAAGGAGAACAAATAGACAGCCAGGTTGTTGGATTCAGTTGCACCCTATCACCCAAGTTTTCGCCAGAAGGAAAGGAGCCATACCCGCTGCCAAGGCCACAGTTCAAGGTGTAAGAAAGATTGGGAATCCAATGTTACATTCTGACCACCTTTGGGCATCTGCATTCCTGGTCTTTGGATTCAAATCTGAGCCCCCGCTTGTTCAATTGAAAGCAATGGATATGGTCCTATTCATTAAGAAGACGGCCCTCCCTTTAGCAATCCGGACTTTTATGATGTTCTCACGGTGCAACTCTGCGTTGGAGCTTCTGAAGGTCTGCACAAACGTCCTTGAAGAGGTGGAGAAGTCCTTTGTGTCTCAGATACAGGACCGGTGTCACGGTTCACTATGTCTGAAAAAATTACAGTCTAACCAGAAGGTGGATGAGTATGTTTGGCAGGATGTTACATTATTGAAGGCTACATTGCTTGAAACTAGAGCTAAGTTGCTGTTGAGAGGTGGGCATTTTTATAGTGGTGAAGAGCTCTGTAGGACTTGCATCAGTATCAGGACTGTAATGCTTGGCCACAATCATGCCCTGACCTTGGCCACTCAGGAAACTCTGGCCAACTTGGTAAGGTCGAGGAGTAAGATATGA
- the LOC122073664 gene encoding PRA1 family protein G2: MKGLMMNKEGTRERERESERERERERERERERGRGKMQSQDRSHQASKTSSSSSGPNVERYTTIPIPGEDVISRSVFNLSTFLSRCRPWQEFVEVGVFDRPDSLSTAVDRLRKNGNYFRLNYAILLFACSALSLLPKPFYLLIVLAVFGLWLIFSVFREDPLILWGYHLSDRMVLLALILLSLSAVLFTGVLQNLIVSLCIGLLLSAIHGVFRNSDGLFMDETEAASTGLIGSSSSRDNVIRRDRNQFKI; this comes from the exons gagcgagagagagagagagagagaga gagagagagagagagagagagggcgagGCAAAATGCAATCTCAAGATCGAAGTCATCAAGCAAGCAAGACATCATCAAGTTCCTCCGGTCCCAACGTCGAAAGGTACACAACCATCCCAATCCCCGGCGAAGACGTCATATCTCGATCAGTTTTCAACCTATCAACTTTCCTTTCTCGCTGCCGCCCCTGGCAGGAATTTGTTGAGGTGGGTGTTTTCGACAGGCCGGACTCCTTATCAACTGCCGTCGATCGACTTCGGAAGAATGGAAACTATTTCCGATTGAATTATGCCATCCTCCTCTTCGCCTGTTCAGCCCTCTCCCTCTTGCCCAAACCTTTCTACCTGCTCATCGTCCTTGCGGTCTTCGGCCTCTGGTTGATCTTCTCCGTCTTCCGCGAAGATCCGCTCATTTTGTGGGGTTACCACCTGAGCGATCGCATGGTCCTATTGGCTCTCATCTTGCTATCACTCTCTGCTGTTTTGTTCACGGGAGTCCTCCAGAATCTAATCGTCAGTCTTTGCATTGGGCTACTCCTATCGGCCATTCACGGGGTCTTCAGGAATTCTGATGGTTTATTCATGGATGAGACTGAAGCCGCGTCCACGGGTTTGATCGGATCTTCCAGTTCCAGGGATAACGTGATCAGACGAGATAGAAATCAATTCAAGATCTAA
- the LOC122073662 gene encoding uncharacterized protein LOC122073662 isoform X1, with product MATSSFKSTTKRSPIGGTVSNVDDAAASSNHNATHHRRSRSLSTFSGRSHALESDELPAATPRRRFVNTVRGSGFPEVISLDDIANDFFPLNLKDRDLDLDLNPDTDVLRESERGRSRSSSARRTSAIGATCSSATTSGSKGVSHSQEQRRGRSVSRQHGRLGDPAANASASTVKALADSCSNSRRRRSLSVARCQFSDSESDMDHSRTSSSKANLKNFTTGNYQRSSHQRPDPDHQHMKRSLSQKDLLKLYNGYSSQSSALTDDEARNACPGKYGTERTVQAVYAQRKIEHPTADGEGTALYEAMRKELRHAVEEIRTELEQTMVKTRPTVLVDGDCLQSSNSDVLQAVAIIRKNYTSKLEQSEKRKQDLLAEIVVEEQRGRELSKIVRELLPDPEKAACIEKPSCARKGSNDRSRMSKCLTEEAEKYFEDFISNVEDTDISSFDGERSDASSTLGGTRPRDYMIHCGETETYGISTGSSLPVEMDGVLLPWLRWEASNDHSPPLCKSREEATTGKSNIHDAPLEVSSRGFRVPGSYLGHSANYGPSGSWFDRDEYPHFADNEDVLFECWRQRRRINSGGLILCSSTFL from the exons ATGGCGACTTCATCGTTTAAATCCACCACGAAGCGCTCTCCGATTGGAGGTACTGTATCCAATGTGGATGATGCAGCAGCTTCTTCCAATCACAACGCCACTCATCATCGCcgctctaggagcctcagtacATTTTCGGGGCGGTCGCATGCACTGGAATCGGACGAGCTTCCGGCAGCTACACCGAGGAGAAGATTCGTGAACACCGTCAGGGGTTCAGGCTTCCCTGAAGTAATCAGCCTTGACGATATTGCCAACGACTTCTTCCCTCTCAACCTCAAGGACAGGGACCTGGACCTCGACCTGAACCCGGACACGGATGTCCTCAGAGAAAGCGAAAGAGGCCGATCACGGTCGTCATCAGCCCGCCGCACTTCCGCCATTGGCGCCACTTGCTCGTCTGCAACTACTAGTGGTTCGAAAGGTGTATCTCACTCTCAGGAGCAGAGGCGCGGAAGGTCAGTTTCCAGGCAACACGGCCGACTAGGTGACCCTGCCGCCAACGCTTCCGCTTCCACTGTCAAAGCTCTTGCCGACAGTTGTTCTAATTCCAGGAGGAGACGCTCCCTCTCTGTCGCACGGTGTCAGTTCAGTGATTCGGAG AGTGACATGGATCATTCCCGTACATCTAGCAGCAAGGCTAACCTAAAGAATTTCACTACTGGAAATTACCAGAGATCATCACATCAGCGACCAGATCCTGACCATCAGCATATGAAAAGATCTCTTAGTCAAAAAGATCTATTGAAGTTATACAATGGCTACTCA AGCCAGTCTTCTGCATTAACTGATGATGAAGCACGGAATGCTTGTCCTGGTAAATATGGAACTGAGAGGACAGTACAAGCAGTTTATGCACAGAGAAAG ATAGAACACCCTACTGCGGATGGAGAAGGAACTGCATTGTATGAAGCCATGCGAAAAGAACTCAGGCATGCTGTTGAAGAAATCAGAACTGAACTTGAACAG ACCATGGTGAAAACAAGACCCACTGTTTTAGTGGATGGTGATTGCCTACAATCAAGCAATTCAGATGTTCTTCAGGCTGTTGCTATAATCAGAAAGAATTACACGTCAAAGTTGGAACAG TCAGAAAAGCGTAAACAGGATTTATTAGCTGAGATAGTGGTTGAAGAACAACGTGGTCGTGAGCTTTCTAAAATTGTTAGGGAATTGCTTCCTGATCCAGAGAAGGCTGCTTGTATAGAGAAGCCTTCATGTGCTAGAAAG GGGAGCAATGATAGAAGTAGGATGTCCAAGTGCTTGACTGAAGAGGCAGAGAAGTATTTTGAAGACTTTATTTCAAATGTTGAAGATACAGATATCTCGTCATTCGATGGAGAAAGGAGTGATGCAAGTTCAACATTAGGAGGAACAAGACCAAGGGACTACATGATCCATTGTGGGGAAACGGAAACTTACGGTATTTCAACAGGATCGTCTCTTCCTGTTGAAATGGATGGagttcttcttccttggttgAGGTGGGAGGCTAGTAATGATCACTCTCCTCCATTATGCAAGAGCAGGGAGGAAGCAACAACAGGGAAAAGTAACATTCATGATGCACCTCTG GAAGTCAGCAGCAGAGGATTTAGGGTACCTGGAAGCTACCTGGGCCACTCTGCTAATTATGGACCAAGTGGATCGTGGTTTGATAGAGATGAGTACCCTCACTTTGCTGACAATGAAGATGTCCTCTTTGAATGTTGGAGGCAACGACGGAGAATAAATTCAGGTGGGCTCATTCTGTGCAGTAGCACTTTTCTTTAG
- the LOC122073662 gene encoding uncharacterized protein LOC122073662 isoform X3 — MATSSFKSTTKRSPIGGTVSNVDDAAASSNHNATHHRRSRSLSTFSGRSHALESDELPAATPRRRFVNTVRGSGFPEVISLDDIANDFFPLNLKDRDLDLDLNPDTDVLRESERGRSRSSSARRTSAIGATCSSATTSGSKGVSHSQEQRRGRSVSRQHGRLGDPAANASASTVKALADSCSNSRRRRSLSVARCQFSDSEIEHPTADGEGTALYEAMRKELRHAVEEIRTELEQTMVKTRPTVLVDGDCLQSSNSDVLQAVAIIRKNYTSKLEQSEKRKQDLLAEIVVEEQRGRELSKIVRELLPDPEKAACIEKPSCARKGSNDRSRMSKCLTEEAEKYFEDFISNVEDTDISSFDGERSDASSTLGGTRPRDYMIHCGETETYGISTGSSLPVEMDGVLLPWLRWEASNDHSPPLCKSREEATTGKSNIHDAPLEVSSRGFRVPGSYLGHSANYGPSGSWFDRDEYPHFADNEDVLFECWRQRRRINSGGLILCSSTFL, encoded by the exons ATGGCGACTTCATCGTTTAAATCCACCACGAAGCGCTCTCCGATTGGAGGTACTGTATCCAATGTGGATGATGCAGCAGCTTCTTCCAATCACAACGCCACTCATCATCGCcgctctaggagcctcagtacATTTTCGGGGCGGTCGCATGCACTGGAATCGGACGAGCTTCCGGCAGCTACACCGAGGAGAAGATTCGTGAACACCGTCAGGGGTTCAGGCTTCCCTGAAGTAATCAGCCTTGACGATATTGCCAACGACTTCTTCCCTCTCAACCTCAAGGACAGGGACCTGGACCTCGACCTGAACCCGGACACGGATGTCCTCAGAGAAAGCGAAAGAGGCCGATCACGGTCGTCATCAGCCCGCCGCACTTCCGCCATTGGCGCCACTTGCTCGTCTGCAACTACTAGTGGTTCGAAAGGTGTATCTCACTCTCAGGAGCAGAGGCGCGGAAGGTCAGTTTCCAGGCAACACGGCCGACTAGGTGACCCTGCCGCCAACGCTTCCGCTTCCACTGTCAAAGCTCTTGCCGACAGTTGTTCTAATTCCAGGAGGAGACGCTCCCTCTCTGTCGCACGGTGTCAGTTCAGTGATTCGGAG ATAGAACACCCTACTGCGGATGGAGAAGGAACTGCATTGTATGAAGCCATGCGAAAAGAACTCAGGCATGCTGTTGAAGAAATCAGAACTGAACTTGAACAG ACCATGGTGAAAACAAGACCCACTGTTTTAGTGGATGGTGATTGCCTACAATCAAGCAATTCAGATGTTCTTCAGGCTGTTGCTATAATCAGAAAGAATTACACGTCAAAGTTGGAACAG TCAGAAAAGCGTAAACAGGATTTATTAGCTGAGATAGTGGTTGAAGAACAACGTGGTCGTGAGCTTTCTAAAATTGTTAGGGAATTGCTTCCTGATCCAGAGAAGGCTGCTTGTATAGAGAAGCCTTCATGTGCTAGAAAG GGGAGCAATGATAGAAGTAGGATGTCCAAGTGCTTGACTGAAGAGGCAGAGAAGTATTTTGAAGACTTTATTTCAAATGTTGAAGATACAGATATCTCGTCATTCGATGGAGAAAGGAGTGATGCAAGTTCAACATTAGGAGGAACAAGACCAAGGGACTACATGATCCATTGTGGGGAAACGGAAACTTACGGTATTTCAACAGGATCGTCTCTTCCTGTTGAAATGGATGGagttcttcttccttggttgAGGTGGGAGGCTAGTAATGATCACTCTCCTCCATTATGCAAGAGCAGGGAGGAAGCAACAACAGGGAAAAGTAACATTCATGATGCACCTCTG GAAGTCAGCAGCAGAGGATTTAGGGTACCTGGAAGCTACCTGGGCCACTCTGCTAATTATGGACCAAGTGGATCGTGGTTTGATAGAGATGAGTACCCTCACTTTGCTGACAATGAAGATGTCCTCTTTGAATGTTGGAGGCAACGACGGAGAATAAATTCAGGTGGGCTCATTCTGTGCAGTAGCACTTTTCTTTAG
- the LOC122073662 gene encoding uncharacterized protein LOC122073662 isoform X2: MATSSFKSTTKRSPIGGTVSNVDDAAASSNHNATHHRRSRSLSTFSGRSHALESDELPAATPRRRFVNTVRGSGFPEVISLDDIANDFFPLNLKDRDLDLDLNPDTDVLRESERGRSRSSSARRTSAIGATCSSATTSGSKGVSHSQEQRRGRSVSRQHGRLGDPAANASASTVKALADSCSNSRRRRSLSVARCQFSDSESQSSALTDDEARNACPGKYGTERTVQAVYAQRKIEHPTADGEGTALYEAMRKELRHAVEEIRTELEQTMVKTRPTVLVDGDCLQSSNSDVLQAVAIIRKNYTSKLEQSEKRKQDLLAEIVVEEQRGRELSKIVRELLPDPEKAACIEKPSCARKGSNDRSRMSKCLTEEAEKYFEDFISNVEDTDISSFDGERSDASSTLGGTRPRDYMIHCGETETYGISTGSSLPVEMDGVLLPWLRWEASNDHSPPLCKSREEATTGKSNIHDAPLEVSSRGFRVPGSYLGHSANYGPSGSWFDRDEYPHFADNEDVLFECWRQRRRINSGGLILCSSTFL, encoded by the exons ATGGCGACTTCATCGTTTAAATCCACCACGAAGCGCTCTCCGATTGGAGGTACTGTATCCAATGTGGATGATGCAGCAGCTTCTTCCAATCACAACGCCACTCATCATCGCcgctctaggagcctcagtacATTTTCGGGGCGGTCGCATGCACTGGAATCGGACGAGCTTCCGGCAGCTACACCGAGGAGAAGATTCGTGAACACCGTCAGGGGTTCAGGCTTCCCTGAAGTAATCAGCCTTGACGATATTGCCAACGACTTCTTCCCTCTCAACCTCAAGGACAGGGACCTGGACCTCGACCTGAACCCGGACACGGATGTCCTCAGAGAAAGCGAAAGAGGCCGATCACGGTCGTCATCAGCCCGCCGCACTTCCGCCATTGGCGCCACTTGCTCGTCTGCAACTACTAGTGGTTCGAAAGGTGTATCTCACTCTCAGGAGCAGAGGCGCGGAAGGTCAGTTTCCAGGCAACACGGCCGACTAGGTGACCCTGCCGCCAACGCTTCCGCTTCCACTGTCAAAGCTCTTGCCGACAGTTGTTCTAATTCCAGGAGGAGACGCTCCCTCTCTGTCGCACGGTGTCAGTTCAGTGATTCGGAG AGCCAGTCTTCTGCATTAACTGATGATGAAGCACGGAATGCTTGTCCTGGTAAATATGGAACTGAGAGGACAGTACAAGCAGTTTATGCACAGAGAAAG ATAGAACACCCTACTGCGGATGGAGAAGGAACTGCATTGTATGAAGCCATGCGAAAAGAACTCAGGCATGCTGTTGAAGAAATCAGAACTGAACTTGAACAG ACCATGGTGAAAACAAGACCCACTGTTTTAGTGGATGGTGATTGCCTACAATCAAGCAATTCAGATGTTCTTCAGGCTGTTGCTATAATCAGAAAGAATTACACGTCAAAGTTGGAACAG TCAGAAAAGCGTAAACAGGATTTATTAGCTGAGATAGTGGTTGAAGAACAACGTGGTCGTGAGCTTTCTAAAATTGTTAGGGAATTGCTTCCTGATCCAGAGAAGGCTGCTTGTATAGAGAAGCCTTCATGTGCTAGAAAG GGGAGCAATGATAGAAGTAGGATGTCCAAGTGCTTGACTGAAGAGGCAGAGAAGTATTTTGAAGACTTTATTTCAAATGTTGAAGATACAGATATCTCGTCATTCGATGGAGAAAGGAGTGATGCAAGTTCAACATTAGGAGGAACAAGACCAAGGGACTACATGATCCATTGTGGGGAAACGGAAACTTACGGTATTTCAACAGGATCGTCTCTTCCTGTTGAAATGGATGGagttcttcttccttggttgAGGTGGGAGGCTAGTAATGATCACTCTCCTCCATTATGCAAGAGCAGGGAGGAAGCAACAACAGGGAAAAGTAACATTCATGATGCACCTCTG GAAGTCAGCAGCAGAGGATTTAGGGTACCTGGAAGCTACCTGGGCCACTCTGCTAATTATGGACCAAGTGGATCGTGGTTTGATAGAGATGAGTACCCTCACTTTGCTGACAATGAAGATGTCCTCTTTGAATGTTGGAGGCAACGACGGAGAATAAATTCAGGTGGGCTCATTCTGTGCAGTAGCACTTTTCTTTAG